From the Synechococcus sp. HK01-R genome, one window contains:
- a CDS encoding dihydrolipoamide acetyltransferase family protein has translation MPALSSTMTEGKIVEWLKQPGDKVARGESVLVVESDKADMDVESFNEGYLAAVLMPAGSTAPVGETIGLIVETEAEIAEAQAKAGSGGGAAAAPAQPAAAASSPAPVAAAPTPAAVPAPAAPATPVAAAPAPVASNGRLVASPRAKKLAAQMGVNLAGLRGSGPNGRIQADDVERAAGRPITPPRVGEGTTAAVVVAGAGAAAPSAPAGNSFGAPGDTVAFNTLQAAVNRNMEASLAVPCFRVGYTITTDKLDVFYKQVKPKGVTMTALLAKAVAVTLARHPQVNAATTAAGMAYPADVNVAVAVAMEDGGLITPVLRQADRTDLYEMSRQWADLVKRSRSKQLQPEEYSTGTFTLSNLGMFGVDRFDAILPPGTGAILAVAASRPTVVAGKDGSISVKRQMQVNLTADHRVIYGADGAAFLKDLAELIETRPESLAI, from the coding sequence ATGCCTGCCCTCAGCTCCACCATGACGGAGGGCAAGATCGTGGAGTGGCTCAAACAGCCCGGCGACAAGGTGGCACGGGGAGAGTCGGTGCTCGTGGTTGAGTCCGACAAGGCCGACATGGATGTTGAATCCTTCAATGAGGGTTACCTGGCGGCGGTGCTGATGCCAGCTGGGAGCACCGCTCCTGTTGGTGAAACCATCGGTTTGATCGTGGAGACCGAGGCCGAGATCGCCGAGGCTCAAGCCAAGGCAGGATCAGGCGGTGGCGCAGCCGCCGCTCCAGCTCAGCCTGCTGCTGCGGCCTCTTCACCGGCTCCTGTTGCCGCAGCACCCACACCTGCTGCTGTCCCCGCTCCTGCGGCACCCGCGACACCGGTCGCTGCTGCCCCTGCGCCCGTGGCCAGCAACGGTCGTCTCGTGGCCAGTCCTCGTGCCAAGAAGTTGGCGGCCCAGATGGGCGTGAATCTCGCTGGTCTCCGCGGCAGTGGACCCAATGGCCGGATCCAGGCGGACGATGTGGAGCGGGCTGCTGGTCGTCCAATCACCCCCCCGCGGGTGGGTGAAGGCACCACAGCGGCCGTTGTGGTGGCCGGTGCCGGTGCTGCTGCCCCCAGCGCTCCGGCTGGCAACAGCTTTGGTGCCCCCGGCGACACCGTTGCCTTCAACACGCTTCAGGCGGCGGTGAATCGCAACATGGAAGCGAGCCTGGCGGTTCCCTGCTTCCGTGTGGGGTACACCATCACCACCGACAAGCTCGACGTCTTCTACAAGCAGGTGAAGCCCAAGGGCGTCACGATGACGGCCCTGCTGGCCAAGGCTGTGGCGGTGACCCTGGCCCGTCACCCCCAGGTGAATGCCGCTACCACCGCTGCAGGGATGGCCTATCCCGCTGATGTGAATGTGGCCGTGGCGGTGGCCATGGAAGACGGTGGATTGATCACTCCCGTGCTGCGCCAAGCCGACCGCACCGATCTCTATGAGATGTCGCGTCAGTGGGCTGACCTGGTGAAGCGCTCCCGCAGCAAGCAGCTGCAGCCAGAGGAATACAGCACCGGCACCTTCACCCTCTCCAATCTGGGCATGTTCGGCGTCGATCGATTCGACGCGATTCTTCCCCCTGGCACCGGCGCGATCCTGGCGGTTGCCGCTTCTCGCCCCACTGTGGTGGCGGGCAAAGACGGTTCCATTTCCGTGAAGCGTCAGATGCAGGTGAACCTCACGGCCGACCACCGCGTGATCTACGGCGCTGATGGCGCTGCCTTCCTGAAGGATCTCGCGGAACTGATCGAGACCAGGCCGGAAAGCCTCGCGATCTGA
- a CDS encoding YlqD family protein, translating to MSDGTSLSIKRSITVRAVVTPAWKEEAERELSNGIATTDQQLAQLEQEGQQVVDEIRRQSANPLDPRVQDQVAQVQQQVAAKRAELEEQKRNLLQQQAQVRELEMEQIVEQGQIESFCELKVGDNLVSKMQVAVVVRDGVVESIEQD from the coding sequence ATGTCAGACGGCACTAGCCTCTCGATCAAGCGTTCCATCACCGTTCGTGCCGTCGTGACTCCTGCCTGGAAGGAGGAGGCTGAGCGCGAGTTGAGCAATGGGATTGCCACCACCGATCAGCAGCTGGCCCAGCTGGAGCAGGAGGGGCAGCAGGTGGTGGACGAGATCCGTCGCCAGAGCGCCAACCCCCTCGATCCCCGGGTGCAGGATCAGGTGGCGCAGGTGCAGCAACAGGTGGCTGCCAAACGGGCCGAACTGGAGGAGCAGAAGCGCAACCTGCTGCAGCAGCAGGCTCAGGTGCGCGAGCTCGAGATGGAGCAAATCGTTGAGCAGGGCCAGATCGAAAGCTTCTGCGAGCTCAAGGTGGGCGACAACCTCGTGAGCAAGATGCAGGTGGCTGTCGTCGTGCGGGACGGGGTGGTCGAGTCGATCGAACAGGACTGA
- a CDS encoding AMP-binding protein has protein sequence MAPQGDSPGQSQVLAVSSFAQASWSPTAREQQALARQEHVQALGRVDQIWPWLAHHHGRVLAVDAPHAVHPERFSYGELDERIARAASAFAALGISSGDVVGLFAENSPRWLVADQGLMRAGATDAVRGAAAPVEELRYILEDSGAVALVVQNADLWRRLDLPPQLRARLRFVLQLEGEAAEGVLAFDHFLALGEGHTAPDPEAGRDRATADATIATILYTSGTTGQPKGVPLSHGNLLHQMRSLACVARPEASDPVLSVLPIWHAYERSAEYFFFSCACSQTYTTIKQLKKDLPRVKPVVMVTVPRLWEAVQAGFEDVLKTFPASRQRLLRAALANSSAYGLARRRSLDLMLEPQRKRDRLRAAAEAARRWPAHALASQLIWPKLRLQLSGGQLRYPINGGGAIAPHVDAFFEAVGIELLVGYGLTETSPVVSCRRPWRNIRGSSGLPMPETQFRIVDPETRQPLGYRQRGLVLVRGPQVMKGYLGKPEATAKVLDADGWFDTGDLGMLLPDGSVVLTGRAKDTIVLSSGENIEPGPLEEALVASPLIEQVMLVGQDERQLGAMVVPRVEAMQAWASDQGLTLGEELGGRPGDASLRRLLRGELNRLLAQRVGSRADERLAGVALVEPFSIENGLLTQTLKQRRDRISQRDRAAIEAIYGR, from the coding sequence ATGGCGCCCCAGGGTGATAGCCCTGGGCAATCCCAGGTCCTTGCCGTGTCGTCATTCGCTCAAGCCAGTTGGAGCCCTACAGCGCGGGAGCAGCAAGCCCTGGCCCGTCAGGAGCATGTGCAGGCCCTCGGACGGGTGGATCAGATCTGGCCTTGGCTTGCTCACCATCACGGCCGGGTGCTGGCGGTTGACGCTCCCCATGCTGTTCATCCGGAGCGCTTCAGTTACGGCGAGTTGGACGAACGAATCGCGCGGGCGGCGAGCGCGTTCGCTGCGCTTGGCATCAGCTCCGGCGATGTGGTGGGGCTCTTTGCGGAGAACAGCCCCCGCTGGCTGGTGGCGGATCAGGGGCTGATGCGGGCCGGGGCCACTGATGCGGTGCGCGGCGCTGCCGCACCAGTGGAGGAACTCCGTTACATCCTTGAGGATTCCGGGGCGGTGGCCTTGGTGGTTCAGAACGCCGACCTCTGGCGGCGCCTTGACCTCCCGCCCCAGTTGCGAGCGCGACTTCGCTTTGTGCTTCAACTTGAGGGAGAGGCGGCGGAAGGGGTGCTCGCTTTTGATCACTTCCTTGCCCTGGGCGAAGGGCATACCGCTCCTGATCCTGAGGCAGGGCGAGACCGTGCCACCGCGGACGCAACGATCGCAACGATCCTGTACACCAGCGGGACCACCGGCCAGCCCAAGGGGGTGCCCCTCAGTCACGGCAACCTGCTGCATCAGATGCGCAGCCTTGCCTGTGTCGCGAGGCCAGAAGCCAGTGACCCGGTGCTGAGTGTGCTGCCCATCTGGCATGCCTACGAGCGCAGTGCGGAATATTTCTTTTTTTCCTGTGCCTGCTCGCAGACCTACACCACGATCAAGCAGCTGAAGAAGGATCTGCCTCGGGTGAAGCCGGTGGTGATGGTCACGGTGCCGAGGCTCTGGGAGGCCGTGCAGGCGGGCTTTGAAGATGTGTTGAAAACCTTCCCCGCTTCCCGTCAGCGCCTGCTGCGGGCAGCCCTGGCGAATAGCAGCGCCTATGGACTGGCCCGGCGCCGCAGCCTTGATCTGATGTTGGAGCCGCAGCGCAAACGCGATCGACTGCGCGCCGCTGCTGAGGCGGCACGCCGCTGGCCGGCCCATGCCTTGGCATCCCAGTTGATCTGGCCAAAGCTGCGCCTTCAGTTAAGTGGCGGCCAACTGCGCTACCCGATCAACGGCGGTGGAGCGATCGCTCCCCACGTGGATGCCTTTTTTGAGGCTGTTGGGATTGAACTGCTGGTGGGTTATGGACTCACGGAAACCAGCCCCGTGGTGAGCTGTCGTCGCCCCTGGCGCAACATCCGCGGTAGTTCCGGCTTGCCGATGCCGGAGACGCAATTCCGGATCGTGGATCCCGAGACCCGTCAGCCTCTCGGATATCGCCAGCGGGGTCTGGTGCTGGTGCGAGGCCCGCAGGTGATGAAGGGCTATCTCGGCAAACCAGAGGCCACCGCCAAAGTTCTGGATGCCGATGGTTGGTTTGACACCGGTGATCTCGGCATGTTGTTGCCGGATGGCTCGGTGGTGCTGACAGGCCGGGCTAAGGACACGATCGTGCTGAGCAGCGGTGAAAACATCGAGCCAGGCCCCCTGGAGGAGGCGCTGGTGGCCAGCCCCTTGATCGAGCAGGTGATGCTGGTGGGTCAGGACGAGCGTCAGCTTGGTGCCATGGTGGTGCCCAGGGTTGAGGCCATGCAGGCTTGGGCCTCCGATCAGGGGCTGACCCTTGGCGAGGAGCTGGGAGGGCGGCCCGGTGATGCAAGCCTGCGCCGCCTGCTGCGCGGTGAACTCAATCGATTGCTGGCGCAGCGGGTCGGATCCCGTGCCGATGAGCGGTTGGCGGGGGTGGCCCTGGTGGAACCGTTCTCGATTGAGAATGGCTTGCTCACCCAAACCTTGAAGCAGCGCCGCGATCGCATCAGTCAGAGGGATCGCGCGGCGATCGAGGCCATCTACGGCCGTTGA
- the lipB gene encoding lipoyl(octanoyl) transferase LipB, which produces MQAAAFLFEPASPVSFSEAWNWQRSWQEQLLAQPGAAHPEAVWLLQHPLCYTLGRGASEQHLRFDPSHPPAPLHRIDRGGEVTHHAPGQLVAYPVLDLRRHQPDLHWYLRELEAVVIDVLELLELQGERIEGLTGVWLDGAKVAAIGVGCRRWITQHGLALNVNCDLEGFEAVVPCGLSGRPVGRLSDWLPGLTVEEVQPLLGQALAARFGLEWLSP; this is translated from the coding sequence ATGCAGGCTGCGGCATTTCTTTTTGAGCCTGCTTCGCCTGTGTCATTTTCAGAGGCCTGGAACTGGCAGCGCTCCTGGCAGGAGCAGCTGTTGGCGCAGCCGGGAGCGGCCCACCCCGAGGCTGTTTGGTTGCTGCAGCATCCCCTCTGCTACACCCTTGGCCGTGGTGCCAGTGAGCAGCATCTGCGCTTTGATCCCTCCCACCCTCCGGCGCCCCTGCATCGGATCGATCGGGGAGGGGAGGTAACGCACCATGCGCCCGGTCAGCTTGTGGCCTATCCAGTGCTTGATCTGCGCAGGCATCAGCCTGATCTGCACTGGTACCTGCGTGAGTTGGAAGCGGTGGTGATCGACGTGCTGGAGCTTCTGGAGCTGCAGGGTGAGCGGATCGAAGGCCTCACCGGGGTCTGGTTGGACGGCGCCAAGGTGGCGGCGATTGGGGTTGGTTGCCGCCGCTGGATCACCCAGCACGGGCTCGCACTCAACGTGAATTGTGATCTCGAAGGTTTTGAGGCCGTCGTGCCCTGCGGGTTGAGCGGTCGTCCGGTGGGGCGACTGAGCGACTGGCTTCCAGGCTTGACAGTGGAGGAGGTGCAGCCCCTCTTGGGCCAGGCCCTGGCGGCGCGGTTTGGCCTCGAGTGGCTGAGTCCTTGA
- the hpf gene encoding ribosome hibernation-promoting factor, HPF/YfiA family — protein sequence MKLLIHGRNLELTPALRDYTQSKLERAVQHYNDMVKEADVHLSVARNPRVPQQTAEVTVFANGTVIRAQERSENLYASIDLVANKLCRQLRRFKERHSDHHHSHGHRASETPPTDAVTSEAPIDGSLLDGKEAQLPEPGVRRKYFAMPPMRMEEARHQLDLIDHDFYFFRDAESGELQVIYRRNHGGYGVIQARD from the coding sequence GTGAAGCTGCTGATCCATGGTCGCAATCTCGAACTGACCCCTGCTCTGCGCGACTACACCCAGTCAAAGCTGGAGCGGGCGGTGCAGCACTACAACGACATGGTCAAGGAAGCGGATGTGCATCTTTCCGTAGCCCGCAACCCGAGAGTTCCCCAGCAAACAGCGGAGGTGACCGTCTTCGCCAACGGCACCGTGATTCGCGCCCAGGAACGCAGCGAAAACCTCTACGCCAGCATTGACCTGGTTGCCAACAAACTCTGCCGACAACTGCGTCGGTTTAAGGAGCGCCACAGCGACCATCACCACAGCCATGGCCATCGCGCCAGCGAGACGCCCCCCACCGATGCGGTGACCAGTGAGGCACCCATCGATGGCTCGCTGCTCGACGGCAAGGAGGCCCAACTCCCTGAGCCCGGGGTGCGTCGCAAATACTTCGCCATGCCACCGATGCGCATGGAGGAAGCCCGCCATCAGCTCGATCTGATCGATCACGACTTCTACTTCTTTCGTGATGCGGAGAGCGGTGAGCTGCAGGTGATCTATCGCCGCAACCACGGTGGCTACGGCGTGATTCAGGCTCGGGACTGA
- a CDS encoding 2-deoxyribose-5-phosphate aldolase, with the protein MPPVPLPTRRQDLPELAPLIHQALLDPHLTPEQLQEGCDAARQLGMGGLCTSLRHLPMLRERLGAPGATRLIATIAFPFGGLPSELKQAEAEWAAEQGADALDVAPDLAALATGDGNQFAEELAALGAIGLPITVVLDLNRLADDRLELAVEAALDAGVSALQSGPGFGPGVTPAQIQRLRGLCRARCGIKAVGGIQQLETCAALIEAGATALGTSHGPQLLQELRRPSSGGSHGD; encoded by the coding sequence ATGCCACCAGTGCCGCTTCCGACCCGCCGGCAGGATCTGCCTGAACTGGCCCCCCTGATCCACCAGGCCCTGCTGGATCCCCACCTGACGCCCGAACAGCTGCAGGAGGGCTGTGACGCGGCGCGGCAACTTGGGATGGGTGGGCTCTGCACCAGCCTGCGTCATCTGCCAATGCTGCGGGAACGGCTTGGTGCCCCTGGTGCAACCCGACTGATCGCCACCATTGCCTTCCCCTTCGGTGGCCTCCCTAGCGAGCTGAAGCAGGCGGAAGCGGAATGGGCAGCAGAGCAAGGGGCAGACGCCCTGGATGTGGCCCCTGATCTGGCCGCATTAGCGACCGGGGATGGCAATCAGTTCGCAGAGGAGCTTGCCGCCCTGGGCGCGATCGGCCTTCCGATCACGGTGGTGCTCGACCTGAACCGCCTGGCTGACGATCGGCTGGAACTAGCGGTTGAAGCGGCCCTCGATGCCGGAGTCAGCGCCCTACAGAGTGGCCCTGGCTTCGGGCCAGGGGTCACACCAGCCCAGATCCAGCGCCTGCGAGGACTCTGCCGCGCGCGCTGCGGGATCAAAGCCGTGGGCGGTATTCAGCAGCTGGAGACCTGTGCGGCGCTGATCGAAGCCGGTGCAACAGCACTGGGCACAAGCCATGGCCCTCAGTTGCTTCAGGAGCTGCGCCGCCCCTCCTCAGGCGGCTCCCATGGGGACTGA
- a CDS encoding DNA repair protein RecO, producing the protein MGTERRLEGLALKVGPLGEHDRLLTLLSRESGVIRLAVPGARRPRSSLAAAVPLTQLDLQVVGQRGLPRIRQLRVQHSFSAVGQRLETLAGAQALAELCIALVAGDDPMPGLLEMVLLHLERLEQWSRLLPPQPSLALAGTVQACVHLLALGGYGLPLQSCCRSGSALIPPIGQWDWRCSLLAEEGFAIDRQPGAAIQLNPSELALLQRLPRAELPHRRDGELMGPVDVWLRLLTVVECWIRAHLPRPVRSLAMVREAGRS; encoded by the coding sequence ATGGGGACTGAGCGACGCCTCGAGGGTTTAGCGCTGAAGGTGGGCCCCCTCGGAGAACACGATCGACTGCTCACCCTGCTGAGTCGGGAATCGGGAGTGATCCGACTGGCTGTTCCCGGAGCCCGCAGGCCGCGCAGCAGCTTGGCCGCAGCGGTGCCCCTCACCCAACTGGACTTGCAGGTGGTCGGCCAGCGAGGTCTCCCACGGATCCGGCAGTTGCGGGTGCAGCACAGCTTCAGCGCCGTCGGACAGCGGCTGGAAACCCTGGCCGGTGCCCAGGCGCTGGCGGAACTTTGCATCGCCCTGGTGGCCGGTGACGATCCGATGCCAGGACTCCTGGAGATGGTATTGCTGCATCTGGAGCGGCTGGAGCAGTGGAGTCGGCTCTTACCACCCCAACCGAGCCTCGCCCTGGCCGGCACGGTGCAGGCCTGCGTGCACCTGCTTGCCCTCGGCGGCTATGGGCTGCCGCTTCAAAGCTGCTGCCGCAGTGGCTCCGCCCTGATACCACCCATTGGCCAGTGGGACTGGCGCTGCAGCCTTCTGGCGGAGGAAGGCTTTGCCATCGACCGCCAACCGGGGGCCGCGATTCAGCTCAACCCATCGGAACTGGCCCTCCTGCAGCGACTCCCCAGGGCCGAGCTCCCCCACCGACGCGATGGTGAGCTGATGGGACCAGTCGATGTCTGGCTACGCCTGCTCACGGTTGTGGAGTGCTGGATCAGGGCCCATCTGCCCCGGCCGGTCCGTTCCCTCGCCATGGTGCGGGAGGCTGGGCGATCATGA